A single window of Dehalococcoidales bacterium DNA harbors:
- a CDS encoding zinc ribbon domain-containing protein — protein MMIKEPLQIIKAKQKAHPHITPDRKTMFCPECGESLHDIQIINEYVCSGCRFVVGESDKFCWHCGEELKGLSEVHYWCNNNELDHEAFKNLADALKLKGVKS, from the coding sequence ATGATGATTAAAGAACCTCTACAAATAATCAAGGCCAAACAGAAAGCGCATCCCCATATAACACCGGATAGGAAAACCATGTTTTGCCCTGAGTGTGGGGAAAGCTTGCATGACATTCAAATCATCAATGAATACGTGTGTTCGGGTTGCCGCTTTGTGGTGGGCGAGAGTGACAAATTCTGCTGGCATTGTGGGGAGGAGCTAAAGGGCTTATCAGAAGTCCATTACTGGTGTAACAATAACGAACTTGACCACGAAGCTTTTAAGAACCTGGCGGATGCCTTGAAACTGAAGGGCGTTAAATCATAA